From the genome of Lotus japonicus ecotype B-129 chromosome 6, LjGifu_v1.2, one region includes:
- the LOC130726762 gene encoding uncharacterized protein LOC130726762, with translation MGGESHFSGGSSVSSGYGRRRNVVLCKCGEVAPVVTTWTNENGNIGRRFYGCGRFKEQNRRHCDFFQWYDELEGNPRDKKIIAGLLRRVDEMKKNQAMLIKCCVLGWSVAVFLLIVCAILMVKMMK, from the exons ATGGGTGGGGAAAGCCATTTCTCTGGAGGGAGCTCTGTTTCCAGTGGCTACGGTCGAAGGAGGAACGTTGTTTTGTGCAAGTGTGGAGAAGTTGCCCCGGTTGTGACTACTTGGACGAACGAGAACGGAAATATTGGTAGGCGGTTCTATGGATGTGGCAGGTTTAAG GAACAGAACAGGAGGCACTGTGATTTCTTCCAGTGGTATGATGAGTTGGAGGGTAACCCGCGTGACAAGAAAATAATTGCAGGCTTGTTGCGTAGAGTAGATGAGATGAAGAAGAACCAAGCAATGTTGATCAAGTGTTGTGTGCTGGGATGGTCTGTAGCTGTGTTCCTGTTGATTGTATGTGCAATTctaatggtgaaaatgatgaaGTAG
- the LOC130725552 gene encoding uncharacterized protein LOC130725552, producing the protein MIDGAEKDQYTNLRSYADELLRSNPQSTVIIKSSLGANGPVFERMYVCFAACRLAFAHHCRPLIGLDGCFLKGVYGGQLLSAVGKDGNNQMFPIAFAIVEAETRDSWEWFVALLLEDLNLVKQQRWAFISDQQKGLVPTLQSLAGDVEHRVCVKHVYGNWRKKYPGMEMKGALWAAARACTVPQFDRAMEKLKEMNEQAWMDLCQIPVKQWSRAHFSTNSLCDLQVNNMCEAFNMAILEHRDKPIISLVEGLKRYITSRIVKQRQLMMKYRGNIAPMIQQKLEDNKREAESWHPKWNGDTEYSKFEVSSGPFLKYGVEIKDSHCACRKWDLTGGIHF; encoded by the exons ATGATTGATGGGGCAGAAAAGGACCAATACACTAATCTCAGGAGCTATGCTGATGAGCTTCTTAGAAGCAATCCACAAAGCACAGTCATCATCAAGAGCTCTCTTGGAGCAAATGGTCCTGTTTTTGAAAGGATGTATGTTTGTTTTGCTGCTTGCAGGCTGGCATTTGCACATCATTGTAGGCCACTGATTGGACTGGATGGCTGTTTTCTGAAAGGTGTGTATGGAGGGCAGCTCCTTTCAGCTGTTGGAAAGGATGGGAACAACCAGATGTTCCCCATTGCATTTGCCATTGTTGAAGCTGAGACCAGAGACTCCTGGGAGTGGTTTGTAGCTTTATTGCTTGAAGACCTGAACTTGGTAAAGCAACAGAGATGGGCATTTATTTCAGATCAACAGAAG GGTCTAGTTCCCACTTTACAGTCATTAGCAGGTGATGTGGAGCATAGGGTTTGTGTGAAACATGTGTATGGTAATTGGAGGAAGAAATACCCAGGAATGGAAATGAAAGGTGCTTTGTGGGCTGCTGCAAGAGCATGCACTGTTCCACAATTTGATAGGGCTATGGAGAAGCTGAAGGAGATGAATGAACAAGCATGGATGGACCTCTGTCAGATACCTGTCAAGCAATGGTCAAGGGCCCATTTTAGCACTAATTCTCTGTGTGACCTACAAGTGAACAATATGTGTGAGGCTTTCAACATGGCCATTCTAGAACATAGAGACAAGCCAATCATTTCACTGGTTGAAGGATTGAAGCGCTATATCACCTCTAGGATTGTGAAGCAAAGACAATTAATGATGAAATATAGAGGGAATATAGCTCCTATGATTCAACAAAAATTAGAGGATAACAAGAGAGAAGCAGAAAGTTGGCATCCTAAATGGAATGGGGACACCGAATACTCTAAATTTGAGGTTTCAAGTGGTCCATTTTTGAAGTATGGTGTGGAGATCAAAGACAGCCATTGTGCTTGCAGAAAATGGGACTTGACAG GAGGGATACATTTCTAG